A genomic region of Balaenoptera acutorostrata chromosome 4, mBalAcu1.1, whole genome shotgun sequence contains the following coding sequences:
- the LOC103012635 gene encoding rRNA-processing protein FCF1 homolog, which produces MGKQKKTRKYVTMKRMLSLRDQRLKEKDRLKPRKKEKKDPSALKEREVPQHPSCLFFQYNTQLGPPYHNLVDTNFINISIKAKLDLVQSMMDCLYAKCIPSITDCVMAEIEKSGQKYRVALRIAKDPKFERLPCTHKGTYAVDCLVQRVTQHKCYIVATVDWDLKQRIRKIPGVPIMYISNHRYNTERLPDDYGAPRF; this is translated from the coding sequence ATggggaagcaaaagaaaacacGGAAGTATGTGACCATGAAGCGAATGCTTAGTCTCAGAGATCAGAGGCTTAAAGAAAAGGATAGATTAAAAccgagaaagaaagaaaagaaagatcccAGTGCACTCAAGGAAAGAGAAGTCCCCCAACACCCTTCCTGCTTATTCTTCCAATATAACACACAGCTGGGCCCACCTTACCACAACCTGGTCGATACCAACTTTATcaacatttccattaaagccaaACTGGACTTAGTGCAGTCAATGATGGACTGTCTGTATGCCAAGTGTATCCCTTCTATAACTGACTGCGTAATGGCTGAAATTGAGAAATCGGGGCAGAAGTATCGAGTGGCTCTAAGGATTGCCAAGGATCCAAAATTTGAACGATTACCATGCACACACAAAGGAACCTATGCAGTTGACTGCTTAGTACAAAGAGTAACTCAGCACAAGTGTTATATTGTGGCCACAGTTGACTGGGACCTTAAACAAAGAATCCGGAAGATCCCTGGAGTTCCCATCATGTACATTTCTAACCATAGGTACAACACTGAGCGGTTGCCAGATGATTATGGGGCCCCTCGGTTCTAA